From Kineosporia corallincola, one genomic window encodes:
- a CDS encoding TetR/AcrR family transcriptional regulator, whose protein sequence is MPTSQTTPRSLRTDDDTALRTAMIQAATRLLAESPDHDIATRAVCEAVGVTQPRLYRLFGDKRGLLDAVADAGFERYAEQKALLEKTGDPVADLYAGWDDHHRFAAANPALYQLMFAPRPQSHSEARRRILGLLEASLLRCSAVGALRVDVNHAAQLILSANVGVALNRIAQPGLFDEELSHRARDAAFGAVLAAPMGDSTADPVGDAARQLHSQLALTGSDALEPAEESLLERWLERIVERGTGEING, encoded by the coding sequence AGGCCGCCACCCGGCTCCTGGCCGAGTCCCCCGACCACGACATCGCCACGCGCGCCGTCTGCGAGGCGGTCGGCGTCACCCAGCCCCGGCTGTACCGGCTGTTCGGTGACAAACGCGGCCTGCTCGACGCGGTGGCCGACGCCGGGTTCGAGCGGTACGCCGAGCAGAAGGCCCTGCTGGAGAAGACCGGCGACCCGGTGGCCGACCTCTACGCCGGATGGGACGACCACCACCGGTTCGCAGCGGCCAATCCCGCTCTCTACCAGTTGATGTTCGCCCCCCGCCCGCAGTCGCACAGCGAGGCCCGGCGCCGGATCCTCGGCCTCCTGGAGGCGTCGCTGCTGCGCTGCTCCGCCGTCGGCGCGCTCCGGGTCGACGTGAACCACGCCGCCCAGCTGATCCTCTCGGCCAACGTCGGGGTGGCCCTCAACCGCATCGCGCAGCCCGGCCTGTTCGACGAAGAGCTGTCCCACCGGGCCCGCGACGCCGCGTTCGGCGCCGTGCTCGCCGCCCCCATGGGCGACAGCACCGCCGACCCGGTCGGCGACGCGGCCCGGCAGCTTCACTCGCAACTCGCCCTGACGGGCAGCGACGCCCTGGAACCGGCCGAGGAGTCCCTGCTGGAGCGCTGGCTGGAACGCATCGTCGAACGCGGCACCGGAGAGATCAACGGATGA
- a CDS encoding aldo/keto reductase, which translates to MAVADSGTIGLGGKQVHRLGFGAMRITGPGIWGPPTDHDEAVRVLRRAVELGVTFIDTADSYGPYVSEDLIREALHDGTGYGDVVIATKGGLTRSGPDVWPPLARPEYLRQCILMSMRRLGLEQIPLWQLHRIDAKTPREETFGEISKFVDEGLALQIGLSEVSVEEIKAAQAAGLPVASVQNRYNMGDRRAEDVLDYCEQQGIAFIPWAPVNAGSLARPGGPLEKVAGHHPGATTSQLALAWLLRRSPVMVPIPGTSSVSHLEENLGGADISLSDDEFKTLADAI; encoded by the coding sequence ATGGCAGTGGCCGACAGCGGCACGATCGGGCTCGGTGGCAAGCAGGTCCACCGACTCGGATTCGGCGCGATGCGCATCACGGGTCCTGGTATCTGGGGCCCGCCGACAGACCACGACGAGGCAGTGCGGGTGCTACGCCGGGCTGTCGAGCTGGGCGTCACCTTCATCGACACGGCCGACTCCTACGGCCCCTACGTCTCCGAGGACCTGATCCGGGAGGCGCTGCACGACGGCACCGGTTACGGCGACGTCGTCATCGCCACCAAGGGCGGCCTGACCCGCAGCGGTCCCGACGTGTGGCCGCCGCTGGCCCGCCCCGAGTACCTGCGCCAGTGCATCCTGATGTCGATGCGCCGCCTGGGGCTGGAGCAGATCCCACTGTGGCAGCTGCACCGGATCGACGCGAAGACTCCGCGCGAGGAAACCTTCGGCGAGATCAGCAAATTCGTCGACGAGGGCCTCGCCCTCCAGATCGGCCTGTCCGAGGTCAGCGTCGAGGAGATCAAGGCCGCACAGGCCGCCGGCCTGCCGGTCGCCTCGGTTCAGAACCGCTACAACATGGGTGACCGCCGGGCCGAGGACGTGCTCGACTACTGCGAGCAGCAGGGCATCGCGTTCATCCCGTGGGCCCCGGTCAACGCGGGGTCGCTGGCCCGGCCGGGCGGTCCGCTGGAGAAGGTCGCCGGGCATCACCCGGGGGCCACCACCTCACAGCTGGCCCTCGCCTGGTTGCTGCGCCGCTCGCCGGTGATGGTGCCGATCCCCGGCACCTCGTCGGTGTCGCACCTGGAAGAGAACCTCGGCGGCGCCGACATCTCCCTCAGCGACGACGAGTTCAAGACCCTCGCCGACGCGATCTGA
- a CDS encoding cysteine hydrolase: MALDTSPDPATTALVLIEYQNDFTSEGGVLHDAVAPVMRSTGMLEKTKNVAGAARAAGVTVMHAPITFAEGYREISSHPYGILRGVVDGKAFVKGAWGAAIVDDLAPQTGDIVVEGKRGLDTFASTNLDFILRSKGIRTIALGGFLTNCCVESTMRSGYENGYRVITLSDCMAATSIEAHDNALRFDFPMFSVPVTAEEFVAVLR, translated from the coding sequence ATGGCGCTCGACACCTCTCCCGACCCGGCCACCACCGCCCTCGTCCTCATCGAGTACCAGAACGACTTCACCAGTGAGGGCGGCGTGCTGCACGATGCCGTCGCACCGGTCATGCGCAGCACCGGCATGCTGGAGAAGACGAAGAACGTGGCCGGGGCGGCACGGGCCGCCGGCGTCACGGTGATGCACGCGCCGATCACGTTCGCCGAGGGCTATCGCGAGATCAGTTCACACCCCTACGGCATCCTCAGGGGCGTGGTCGACGGAAAGGCCTTCGTGAAGGGTGCCTGGGGCGCCGCCATCGTCGACGACCTGGCCCCACAGACCGGTGACATCGTGGTCGAGGGCAAACGCGGCCTCGACACGTTCGCCAGCACCAACCTGGATTTCATCCTGCGCAGCAAGGGAATTCGCACGATCGCGCTCGGTGGTTTCCTGACCAACTGCTGCGTCGAGTCGACCATGCGCAGCGGCTACGAGAACGGCTACCGGGTGATCACGTTGTCCGACTGCATGGCGGCCACCTCCATCGAGGCGCACGACAACGCCCTGCGTTTCGACTTCCCGATGTTCTCGGTGCCGGTGACGGCCGAGGAGTTCGTCGCGGTGCTGCGGTGA